One region of Polypterus senegalus isolate Bchr_013 chromosome 11, ASM1683550v1, whole genome shotgun sequence genomic DNA includes:
- the LOC120538987 gene encoding uncharacterized protein LOC120538987 has protein sequence MTTLSYMLLLFVTLDIFQTVSLGKSGVTTNVTCSLKSNIIRWDWTPRFPMCSETMGSNIKIFDVAKGKVALKRFVHRLKLLENSTLQIKHPFSSDSGLFTCVSHNGETSKTEIQIEPGCKNNVLLEKHSASHSLTLKCSLCKTTPIYELNRFEWKLNNTPATNIKGVSVSMNGDILEIHSTQKVSPGKWICIFSLNTLWFAEYCMDEDKEDKEIDTDNRIGGLQVLQIVGIILLAIILVLAVIVIAFLYNKFAVRKGETYQLTKDDNAEIAIIQSDASRTDPMLEAPSELNYMTIMFSENQATAVALGRPNVYASLKVK, from the exons ATGACAACACTCAGTTATATGTTGCTCTTATTTGTCACACTGGACATTTTTCAGACTG TTAGCCTTGGAAAGTCTGGAGTGACCACTAATGTCACATGTTCATTAAAAAGTAATATCATCAGATGGGACTGGACACCCAGATTTCCAATGTGCTCTGAAACCATGGGCTCAAATATAAAGATTTTTGATGTGGCAAAGGGAAAAGTTGCACTGAAGAGATTCGTCCATAGACTGAAACTGCTTGAGAATTCTACACTCCAGATCAAACACCCCTTCTCAAGTGATTCTGGCTTATTTACTTGCGTTAGCCACAATGGTGAAACAAGCAAAACTGAAATTCAGATTGAGCCTG GCTGTAAGAATAATGTATTGCTGGAAAAGCATTCAGCAAGCCATTCACTGACCCTAAAGTGTTCATTATGTAAGACCACACCAATCTATGAGCTTAACAGATTTGAATGGAAATTAAATAACACTCCAGCAACAAATATAAAGGGTGTCAGTGTATCAATGAACGGAGACATTTTGGAAATACACAGCACTCAAAAAGTCAGTCCCGGAAAGTGGATTTGCATCTTTTCTCTAAATACCTTATGGTTTGCAGAGTATTGTATGGATGAAGATAAGG aagacaAGGAAATTGATACGGATAATAGGATTGGTGGTCTACAGGTTCTGCAGATTGTGGGTATCATACTTCTGGCCATAATCCTGGTATTAGCTGTAATTGTAATTGCGTTCCTGTATAATAAATTTGCTGTCAG aaaaggAGAAACATATCAACTCACAAAAGATGACAATGCAG AGATTGCAATAATACAGTCAGATGCTTCAAGGACCGACCCCATGTTGGAG gCTCCATCAGAACTAAACTACATGACCATTATGTTTTCAGAAAACCAAGCTACTGCAGTTGCATTGGGACGCCCAAATGTTTATGCTTCTCTCAAAGTTAAATAA